A window of Gudongella oleilytica genomic DNA:
CAGAATGAAAGAAGTTATTAAAAGGGATACCCCAATAAGACGCAGCGACTACCCAAGGGAGGAAGCTGTGGAAATATTCAGAAGAGAGGGCTATAAGGACAAGGTAAGGCTATTCTCGTCTCTTGAAAAGGAAAAGGTCAGCGTGTACACGATCGGTGATCACATTGATTCATTTCATGGCTACCTGGCACCCTCAACAGGATACGCTGATGAGTTCATGCTCAAATACTACTACCCAGGGGTCATCATACTATTTCCCAGCAGAAAAAATCACTATAATATGAATAATTTCCATGATCAGAGAAATCTTGCGAAGATATTCAAAGAGGCTAGTGACTGGCTGGAGATCCTTGACCTCTCAAATATAGGATCCCTCAATGAGAAGATTCTAAACGGAGAAATTGAGGAGATCATTAGGATATCAGAAGCTCTTCACGAAAAAAGAACAGCTGAGATCGCTGACAGGATCAGCAAGGACTCAGATATTACTATGATATTGATCGCAGGTCCTTCATCCTCAGGGAAAACTACCTTTGCAGGAAGGCTTTCGACTCAGCTTAGGGTTAATGGGAAGAGGCCTGTAGCTATTTCTGTGGACGATTATTTTGTGGATCGTGAAAAAACTCCCTTGAAGAAGGATGGGCAGCCGGACTTTGAAGCACTTGAGGCGATAGATCTCGAATCCTTCAACATGGACCTAATATCACTTCTCGAGGGCGATACCATAGAGCTTCCAAGGTTCAACTTTGTTACTGGAAGAAGGGAGAAGTCAGGCAAATGGATAAAGGTCGACAAGGATCACCCGATCGTTATTGAAGGCATTCATGCTCTGAACCCCAAGCTTACAACTGGTATTCCTGAGAAAAATAAATTCAAGATATACATTTCTGCGCTTACCCAGCTCAACATAGATAACCACAACCGTATTGCCACAACAGATACCAGACTTATCAGAAGGATGGTTCGTGACGTGAAATACAGGGGTAATGGACCTTTAAGGACCCTTGATATGTGGCAGGGCGTTAGAGAAGGAGAGGAAAAGCATATCTTTCCATTCCAGGAGGAGGCTGATGCAATGTTTAACTCATCATTGGTCTATGAGATGTCTGTGCTGAAGAAATATATCCTTCCACTACTCGAAGAGATAGGCCCTGACAGTGTTTACTTCAGCGAAGCAAAAAAGCTTATCAAGTTCTTAAGATATTTCAGGTCGATCGAAAATGAGGGTCAGATACCTCCAAATTCTTTGTTGAGAGAATTTATCGGAGACAGGTGTTGATGATATGAGAAGTACCTTGTTGCCAAGGATATTCATAATAATTTCAATCCTTCTGGTGCTTTTGACCGTTGGATGTTCTCCATTGAAGGAGCAATTGCCTCCCTCGGCTGAAGAGCCTTCAAGAGAGCCCTTGGAACCTGTTGAAAAACCTGAGCCTACAGAAGAGGAGATCTTGAAGGAAAGAATAATGGGGATGACCTTTGAGGAAAAGCTGGGTCAAATGGTTATGATCGGAATTGGAGGCTTCACTGCAACTGAAGAGGAGCTTAACCTGATATCAGAAAATAAAATTGGGGGAGTAATACTCTTTCAGAGGAATATTAAGGATGCAGATCAGGTTAAGGAACTGATCAATAGCTTGATTGCTGCAAATGAGGGCAATCCTTTGCCGCTTATTATAGGCATAGATGAGGAAGGCGGACGGGTATCAAGACTTTCTGGGATATTTGACAATCTGCCTCCTGCAGCTAAATTAGGTGAAGAGGATGATCTTGATTTGTCATATTCATATGGTGCAGTACAGGCATCCAAGCTTAGAAATCTTGGCTTCAACCTTAATTTCAGTCCTGTTCTTGATGTATCCTCCAATCCCTCAAACCCTGTTATTGGAAACAGGGCTATAAGCAGCGATCCATTCGTTGCTGAAAGAAATGGCGAGAGTATTATAATAGGCCTTATGGATGGGGGCATAGTCCCTGTAGGCAAGCATTTCCCTGGTCATGGAGATACTAGTGTGGATTCACATCTGACACTTCCAAGGATAACGAAGAATATTGAAGACATGTATACTTTGGAGCTTGTACCATTTATCGGTGCGATAGAAGCCGGCATTCCAGCTATAATGGTCGGTCATCTCATGGTGGAAGATATCGATGACCTTCCTGCAACAATCTCAGAGAAAATGATAAATGGTTTGCTTAGAGAAAATCTGGGATTCAAGGGTGTAGTATTTTCAGATGATATGACAATGGGTGCTATTGCTGAGAATTATGAGATATCTTCTGCTGTCGTTGATTTTATAAGGGCTGGTGGTGACATTGCACTTATCTGTCACGGCGTCCAGCCGGTGAATGAAGCTCTACAAAAAATAATGAACAGCTATTTGGAGGGCTCATTGGATGAGAAGGATATCAATGAGCATGTTTTAAGGATCATGATGCTAAAGGCTGATATTGAGGAAAATGTTGATAAAGTGGATGTTCCTGAGACCAGTGAGGTTGAATTTCTTATTGAGGAGCTATTGAAGAAAATGGGGGATATGTAATGAAAAAAGCAATAGGCTTGGACCTTGGTGGGACTAAGATAAATGGTGCTTTGATCCTTGAGGATGGCCTTTTCCTTAAGAGAGCTAGCACAAATACAAGGAATGAAGGTGATCCTTCAATCATCCTGAGGCAACTGGCAGAAATGATAGTGCAGCTTTCCGAAGGTGAGGAAGTAGTAGGTGCAGGTATTGGCTCCCCAGGCTTTGTAGATTCAGAAAATGGAAGGATAATGGCCGTTGGCGGGAATATTGCCGGTTGGGCATGGACAGATGTCAAAGCTGGCTTGAGTGATTTGTCTCCCCTACCGGTTGTTATGGAAAATGATGCCAACTGTGCTGCGGCATGTGAGGCTTGGCTTGGTGCAGGTAAAGATTTATCCAGCTTTGTTATGCTTACCATAGGTACTGGCCTTGGAGGCGCAATATGGCTCCCCCAACTTGGTTTATGGCGGGGGTCCAACTTCCGGGCAGCTGAGCTTGGTCATTCTATTTTGATTCCAAGGGGAAGGAAATGCACCTGTGGTCAATATGGTTGTGTTGAAAGATACGCTTCAGGCACTGCGATAGAAGAGAATTATTTTGAGTTATCCGGGTGTCGTATCGATGGAACCTCAATAGTTGCTTCATATGATGTTGACGAGTTTGCAAGGCAGTCAGTTGATAGATTTGCCAGAGATCTTGGAATATTCTTGGCAACACTTAGAAACATAATCGACCCAGAGGCCTTTATAATAGGTGGGGGCGTCATTGATTCAAGGACAATATGGTGGGATACGATGATAAATGAGTTTAAAAACCAAGTCAATGATCCTTCCTCAATAGAAATATTGCCTGCCCAATACGGCAATGACGCA
This region includes:
- a CDS encoding nucleoside kinase, whose product is MLDLIRIAVEGYGELEIHGSATLQEISKTVYGEDYKRYLGARINNEIWPLYKSPEDGMVVQFIDNRDVDGYRIYTKTISAVFIIACRELFPGNDAIIHHFLGPGLYAELDDKHGISFSETRALEDRMKEVIKRDTPIRRSDYPREEAVEIFRREGYKDKVRLFSSLEKEKVSVYTIGDHIDSFHGYLAPSTGYADEFMLKYYYPGVIILFPSRKNHYNMNNFHDQRNLAKIFKEASDWLEILDLSNIGSLNEKILNGEIEEIIRISEALHEKRTAEIADRISKDSDITMILIAGPSSSGKTTFAGRLSTQLRVNGKRPVAISVDDYFVDREKTPLKKDGQPDFEALEAIDLESFNMDLISLLEGDTIELPRFNFVTGRREKSGKWIKVDKDHPIVIEGIHALNPKLTTGIPEKNKFKIYISALTQLNIDNHNRIATTDTRLIRRMVRDVKYRGNGPLRTLDMWQGVREGEEKHIFPFQEEADAMFNSSLVYEMSVLKKYILPLLEEIGPDSVYFSEAKKLIKFLRYFRSIENEGQIPPNSLLREFIGDRC
- the nagZ gene encoding beta-N-acetylhexosaminidase is translated as MRSTLLPRIFIIISILLVLLTVGCSPLKEQLPPSAEEPSREPLEPVEKPEPTEEEILKERIMGMTFEEKLGQMVMIGIGGFTATEEELNLISENKIGGVILFQRNIKDADQVKELINSLIAANEGNPLPLIIGIDEEGGRVSRLSGIFDNLPPAAKLGEEDDLDLSYSYGAVQASKLRNLGFNLNFSPVLDVSSNPSNPVIGNRAISSDPFVAERNGESIIIGLMDGGIVPVGKHFPGHGDTSVDSHLTLPRITKNIEDMYTLELVPFIGAIEAGIPAIMVGHLMVEDIDDLPATISEKMINGLLRENLGFKGVVFSDDMTMGAIAENYEISSAVVDFIRAGGDIALICHGVQPVNEALQKIMNSYLEGSLDEKDINEHVLRIMMLKADIEENVDKVDVPETSEVEFLIEELLKKMGDM
- a CDS encoding ROK family protein translates to MKKAIGLDLGGTKINGALILEDGLFLKRASTNTRNEGDPSIILRQLAEMIVQLSEGEEVVGAGIGSPGFVDSENGRIMAVGGNIAGWAWTDVKAGLSDLSPLPVVMENDANCAAACEAWLGAGKDLSSFVMLTIGTGLGGAIWLPQLGLWRGSNFRAAELGHSILIPRGRKCTCGQYGCVERYASGTAIEENYFELSGCRIDGTSIVASYDVDEFARQSVDRFARDLGIFLATLRNIIDPEAFIIGGGVIDSRTIWWDTMINEFKNQVNDPSSIEILPAQYGNDAGMLGAASLVFDNPLDR